From Fusarium fujikuroi IMI 58289 draft genome, chromosome FFUJ_chr07, a single genomic window includes:
- a CDS encoding related to homoserine acetyltransferase family protein, whose translation MDVKTFSLGDFELQNGKVLPDAVIAYKTFGEAGLPAVLYPSWFSGAISDNEWLVGKDKTLDPGRYFIIITALFGNGQSTSPSNSDISPFPDVSFYDNVKAQHQLMGHLGVKHLRAVLGWSMGAAQTFQWATQYPDFMDICVPFCGSAKTSLHNQVFLEGVKSALLAAKGCTSAGSIQGRVETTDRKWTEKEKDVGLKAFGRGYAGWGFSQAFYRHELFKKHYGAADLEEFMKNFWEKWALSKDPENLLVMLHTWQAGDVSKQEPYDGDFEKAMRGVKARILVLPSKTDLYFPPEDSEYEVQCMGDNASLDVYPSIWGHWAGGPPGNMEDVKWLDERLRKVFDEAPRRDVS comes from the exons ATGGACGTCAAGACTTTTTCCCTCGGAGACTTTGAGCTTCAGAATGGCAAGGTCTTGCCAGATGCGGTGATTGCGTACAAGACTTTTGGCGAGGCTGGACTTCCGGCTGTGCTTTATCCGAGTTGGTTCTCGGGTGCGATATCCGATAATGAGTGGCTTGTTGGGAAGGACAAGACTCTTGATCCGGGGAGGTACTTTATTATCATAACGGCTCTTTTTGGGAATGGGCAGTCTACGAGTCCGTCAAACTCGGATATCAGTCCGTTTCCTGATGTTTCGTTCTACGACAATGTCAAGGCCCAGCATCAATTGATGGGCCATCTTGGAGTGAAGCATCTACGGGCTGTTTTGGGTTGGTCGATGGGTGCGGCGCAGACATTTCAATGGGCTACGCAATACCCCGACTTTATGGACATTTGCGTCCCCTTCTGCGGATCAGCCAAGACATCTCTTCACAACCAAGTCTTTCTCGAGGGCGTCAAGTCAGCGCTCCTCGCAGCAAAGGGCTGCACATCTGCAGGAAGTATCCAAGGACGCGTCGAAACCACAGACAGAAAATGGAccgagaaagagaaagacgTTGGCTTGAAGGCTTTTGGGAGGGGCTATGCAGGCTGGGGTTTCTCGCAGGCGTTCTACCGACATGAATTGTTCAAGAAGCATTACGGCGCGGCGGATCTTGAAGAGTTTATGAAGAATTTCTGGGAGAAGTGGGCGCTTAGCAAAGACCCTGAGAATCTGCTCGTAATGCTTCACACGTGGCAGGCGGGAGATGTGAGTAAGCAGGAGCCGTATGATGGGGATTTTGAGAAGGCGATGAGGGGGGTCAAAGCGAGGATCTTGGTTCTTCCTAGCAAGACGGATCTCTACTTTCC GCCCGAGGACTCAGAGTATGAGGTTCAGTGCATGGGAGACAATGCGAGTCTGGATGTTTACCCTTCTATTTGGGGACATTGGGCTGGTGGACCGCCTGGGAACATGGAGGATGTGAAATGGTTGGATGAGAGATTGAGAAAGGTCTTTGATGAGGCTCCTCGTAGAGATGTCAGTTGA